One Pseudomonas rhizophila DNA window includes the following coding sequences:
- a CDS encoding substrate-binding domain-containing protein — translation MNHRRGIRSLCRAALAVTAVSLSSTLLAAEEVKIGFLVKQAEEPWFQTEWAFAEKAGKDRGFTVIKIAVPDGEKTLSAIDSLAANGAKGFVICPPDVALGPAIVAKAKLNDMKVIAVDDRFVGSDGKFMEDVPYLGMAAFEVGQKQGDAMAAEAKKRGWDWKDTYAVINTYNELDTGKKRTDGSVDALKKAGFPDDHILYTALKTLDVPGSMDATNSALVKLPSGAKNLIIGGMNDNTVLGGVRATESAGFNAANVIGIGINGTDAIGELKKPNSGFFGSMLPSPHIEGYKTAEMMYEWITTGKEPPKYTAMDEVTLITRENFKQELEKIGLWN, via the coding sequence ATGAATCATCGTCGTGGGATCCGTTCCCTGTGCCGTGCCGCCCTGGCGGTTACTGCCGTCAGCCTCAGCAGCACCTTGCTGGCGGCCGAAGAAGTGAAGATCGGTTTTCTGGTCAAGCAGGCCGAAGAACCCTGGTTCCAGACCGAATGGGCGTTCGCCGAAAAGGCTGGTAAGGACCGGGGCTTCACGGTGATCAAGATCGCCGTGCCCGACGGCGAGAAGACCCTCTCGGCCATCGACAGCCTCGCCGCTAATGGCGCCAAGGGCTTCGTGATCTGCCCACCGGACGTGGCTCTCGGCCCGGCCATCGTGGCCAAGGCCAAACTCAATGACATGAAAGTGATTGCTGTGGATGACCGTTTCGTCGGCTCCGATGGCAAGTTCATGGAAGACGTGCCGTACCTGGGCATGGCCGCGTTCGAAGTGGGCCAGAAGCAAGGCGACGCGATGGCCGCTGAGGCGAAAAAGCGCGGTTGGGACTGGAAAGACACCTATGCCGTGATCAACACCTACAACGAGCTGGATACGGGCAAGAAACGTACCGACGGTTCGGTCGACGCCCTGAAGAAGGCCGGCTTTCCAGACGATCACATCCTTTATACCGCGCTGAAAACCCTCGACGTGCCGGGCAGCATGGACGCCACCAACTCGGCCCTGGTGAAACTGCCCAGCGGGGCGAAAAACCTGATCATCGGCGGCATGAACGACAACACAGTGCTGGGCGGCGTGCGCGCCACCGAAAGCGCCGGGTTCAACGCGGCCAATGTGATCGGGATCGGCATCAACGGCACCGACGCCATCGGCGAACTGAAAAAACCCAACAGCGGTTTCTTCGGTTCGATGCTGCCAAGCCCGCACATCGAAGGCTACAAGACCGCCGAAATGATGTACGAGTGGATCACCACCGGCAAAGAGCCACCMAAGTACACCGCCATGGACGAGGTGACGCTGATCACTCGGGAGAACTTCAAGCAAGAACTGGAGAAGATCGGCCTGTGGAACTGA
- the araG gene encoding L-arabinose ABC transporter ATP-binding protein AraG has translation MQAQTATQQHNMGGSLRFNGIGKSFPGVQALANISFVAHPGQVHALMGENGAGKSTLLKILGGAYIPSSGDLQIGEQTMAFKGTADSIASGVAVIHQELHLVPEMTVAENLFLGHLPARFGLVNRGQLRQQALALLKGLADEIDPQEKVGRLSLGQRQLVEIAKALSRGAHVIAFDEPTSSLSAREIDRLMAIITRLRDEGKVVLYVSHRMEEVFRICNAVTVFKDGRYVHTFENMSELTHDQLVTCMVGRDIQDIYDYRPRERGDVALQVEGLLGPGLREPVSFQVHKGEILGLFGLVGAGRTELLRLLSGLERQTDGRLVLHDQQLKLRSPRDAIAAGVLLCPEDRKKEGIIPLGSVGENINISARGAHSTLGCLLRGDWERGNADKQIKALKVKTPSAGQKIMYLSGGNQQKAILGRWLSMPMKVLLLDEPTRGIDIGAKAEIYQIIHNLAADGIAVIVVSSDLMEVMGISDRILVLCEGVMRGELPRDQANESNLLQLALPRQRVADAAN, from the coding sequence ATGCAAGCGCAAACAGCGACACAGCAACACAACATGGGCGGCAGCTTGCGGTTCAACGGGATTGGTAAATCCTTTCCCGGCGTGCAGGCGCTGGCCAATATCAGTTTCGTTGCTCATCCGGGACAGGTCCATGCTTTGATGGGCGAGAACGGCGCGGGCAAGTCCACGTTGCTGAAGATCCTCGGCGGTGCCTACATCCCCAGCAGCGGCGACCTGCAGATCGGCGAGCAGACGATGGCTTTCAAAGGTACCGCCGACAGCATTGCCAGCGGCGTGGCGGTGATCCACCAGGAGCTGCACCTGGTGCCGGAAATGACCGTTGCCGAAAATCTGTTCCTGGGGCATTTGCCGGCCCGTTTCGGCCTGGTCAATCGTGGGCAATTGCGCCAGCAGGCGTTGGCGTTGCTCAAAGGCCTGGCCGACGAAATCGACCCCCAGGAAAAAGTCGGTCGCCTGTCCCTCGGCCAGCGCCAACTGGTGGAAATCGCCAAGGCCTTGTCCCGTGGCGCCCATGTCATTGCCTTCGATGAACCCACCAGCAGCCTCTCGGCGCGGGAAATCGACCGCCTGATGGCGATCATCACCCGCCTGCGGGACGAGGGCAAAGTGGTGCTGTATGTCAGCCACCGCATGGAAGAGGTGTTCCGCATCTGTAACGCGGTCACGGTGTTCAAGGACGGCCGTTATGTGCATACCTTCGAGAACATGAGCGAGCTGACCCACGATCAGTTGGTCACCTGCATGGTCGGTCGCGACATCCAGGACATCTACGATTACCGTCCCCGCGAGCGCGGCGATGTGGCGTTGCAGGTCGAGGGGCTGCTCGGCCCGGGCCTGCGTGAGCCGGTGAGTTTCCAGGTGCATAAAGGTGAAATCCTCGGCTTGTTTGGGCTGGTGGGTGCCGGCCGTACCGAGTTGCTGCGGTTGCTCAGTGGGCTGGAACGCCAAACTGACGGGCGCCTGGTTCTGCATGACCAGCAGTTGAAACTGCGTTCACCCCGGGATGCCATTGCCGCGGGCGTGTTGCTCTGCCCGGAGGATCGCAAGAAGGAAGGCATCATCCCGTTGGGCAGCGTCGGCGAGAACATCAACATCAGCGCTCGCGGCGCCCATTCCACCCTGGGGTGCCTGTTGCGGGGCGACTGGGAACGGGGTAACGCCGACAAGCAGATCAAGGCGCTGAAAGTGAAGACGCCATCGGCGGGTCAGAAAATCATGTACCTGTCTGGCGGAAATCAGCAGAAAGCGATTCTCGGTCGCTGGCTGTCGATGCCGATGAAAGTCCTGTTGCTGGACGAGCCCACGCGCGGTATCGACATCGGCGCCAAGGCCGAGATTTATCAGATCATCCACAACCTGGCGGCCGATGGCATTGCGGTGATTGTGGTGTCCAGCGATCTGATGGAAGTGATGGGCATATCCGACCGAATCCTGGTGCTCTGCGAAGGGGTTATGCGCGGCGAGCTGCCGCGTGACCAGGCCAACGAATCCAACCTGCTGCAACTGGCGCTGCCACGCCAGCGCGTTGCCGACGCGGCGAACTGA
- the araH gene encoding L-arabinose ABC transporter permease AraH, translated as MTIQNNALPTARKPLDLRRFLDDWVMLLAAVAIFVLCTLMIDNFLSPLNMRGLGLAISTTGIAACTMLYCLASGHFDLSVGSVIACAGVVAAVVMRDTNSVFLGVSAALVMGLIVGLINGIVIAKLRVNALITTLATMQIVRGLAYIFANGKAVGVSQESFFVFGNGQMFGVPVPILITIVCFLFFGWLLNYTTYGRNTMAIGGNQEAALLAGVNVDRTKIIIFAVHGVIGALAGVILASRMTSGQPMIGQGFELTVISACVLGGVSLSGGIGMIRHVIAGVLILAIIENAMNLKNIDTFYQYVIRGSILLLAVVIDRMKQR; from the coding sequence ATGACCATTCAAAACAATGCACTGCCAACGGCACGCAAACCCCTGGATCTGCGGCGCTTCCTGGACGACTGGGTCATGCTGCTGGCGGCTGTCGCAATCTTTGTGCTCTGCACCCTGATGATCGACAACTTCCTGTCCCCCCTGAACATGCGAGGCCTGGGCCTGGCGATTTCCACCACGGGCATCGCGGCCTGCACCATGTTGTATTGCCTGGCTTCCGGGCACTTCGACTTGTCGGTGGGCTCGGTGATTGCCTGTGCCGGTGTGGTCGCGGCGGTGGTGATGCGTGACACCAACAGCGTGTTCCTCGGCGTCAGTGCGGCGCTGGTGATGGGGCTGATCGTCGGGCTGATCAATGGCATCGTCATTGCCAAGCTACGGGTCAATGCGTTGATCACGACGCTGGCGACCATGCAGATCGTCCGGGGCCTGGCCTACATCTTTGCCAATGGCAAGGCGGTGGGCGTGTCCCAGGAATCGTTCTTCGTGTTCGGTAACGGCCAGATGTTCGGCGTGCCGGTGCCGATCCTGATCACCATTGTCTGCTTTCTGTTTTTCGGCTGGTTGTTGAACTACACCACCTACGGGCGCAACACCATGGCCATTGGTGGCAACCAGGAGGCGGCGTTGTTGGCAGGGGTGAACGTTGATCGGACCAAGATCATCATCTTCGCCGTGCATGGTGTGATCGGTGCCTTGGCGGGTGTGATCCTGGCCTCACGCATGACCTCGGGCCAACCGATGATCGGCCAGGGCTTTGAACTGACCGTGATCTCGGCTTGCGTGTTGGGCGGGGTGTCGTTGAGCGGCGGTATCGGCATGATTCGCCATGTCATCGCCGGGGTGCTGATTCTGGCGATTATTGAAAACGCGATGAACCTGAAGAACATCGACACCTTCTACCAGTACGTCATCCGTGGCTCGATCCTGTTGCTGGCGGTGGTGATCGACCGAATGAAACAACGCTGA
- a CDS encoding Rho termination factor N-terminal domain-containing protein has product MPRGSKDKYTAEQKRKAEHIEASYEKKGLSEDKAEARAWATVNKQSGGGERSGGSGKTKPAAEKKTDRKESARRAAKTREGQPRTSKASRATQTVDNLMKEARAKNIPGRSKMRKQELVEALRKVG; this is encoded by the coding sequence ATGCCTCGTGGAAGCAAAGACAAATACACAGCCGAGCAAAAGCGCAAAGCCGAACACATTGAAGCAAGTTACGAGAAAAAGGGTTTGTCCGAGGACAAGGCCGAGGCTCGTGCTTGGGCGACGGTCAACAAGCAGTCTGGCGGTGGCGAACGCTCCGGTGGGTCGGGGAAGACAAAACCGGCAGCAGAAAAGAAAACCGACCGCAAGGAATCGGCCCGTCGCGCAGCCAAGACCCGCGAAGGTCAGCCGCGCACCAGCAAGGCCTCCCGCGCGACCCAGACTGTGGATAACCTGATGAAAGAGGCCCGGGCGAAGAACATTCCCGGACGTTCGAAGATGCGTAAGCAGGAATTGGTTGAAGCGCTGCGCAAGGTCGGTTGA
- a CDS encoding GNAT family N-acetyltransferase translates to MSIQIRPAQPSDAPQILAFITELADYEKARHEVIASVTDIQRSLFSEGSTAHGLICLRDGVPIGYAVFFFSYSTWLGSNCLYLEDLYITPDQRGGGAGKTLLRHLAKIACDNDCGRFEWSVLDWNTPAIEFYKSLGAQPQEEWVRYRMDGKVLRDFANGN, encoded by the coding sequence ATGTCGATCCAGATTCGTCCTGCGCAACCCAGCGATGCGCCTCAAATCCTTGCCTTCATCACTGAACTTGCCGATTACGAAAAGGCCCGCCACGAAGTCATCGCCAGCGTGACGGACATTCAGCGCAGCCTGTTCAGCGAGGGCTCCACTGCCCATGGACTGATCTGTCTGCGTGATGGCGTGCCCATCGGTTATGCGGTGTTTTTCTTCAGTTATTCCACGTGGCTGGGCAGCAACTGCCTGTACCTCGAAGACCTGTACATCACGCCTGACCAGCGCGGCGGCGGGGCAGGGAAGACGCTGCTGCGTCACCTGGCGAAAATTGCCTGCGACAACGACTGCGGCCGCTTCGAGTGGAGCGTGCTGGACTGGAACACGCCGGCGATCGAGTTCTACAAGTCCCTCGGCGCGCAACCCCAGGAAGAGTGGGTGCGCTACCGGATGGACGGCAAGGTGCTACGGGATTTCGCTAACGGCAATTGA
- a CDS encoding glutathione S-transferase family protein — MGQQLKILGRTSSINVRKVLWTCQELEIAYEREDWGIGFASTHDPEFLALNPNAQVPVIIDENGVLWESNTICRYLVGKHGGNDLLPVEPAARARIEQWMDWQATELNPSWGYAFHALVRKNPEFQDPQRIAAGVKGWNEKMGLLEDQLSRTGAYVAGADFSLADVLIGLSVHRWRQTPMERPDYPAVAAYCKRLEPRPGFAEWASDAHS, encoded by the coding sequence ATGGGACAACAGTTGAAAATCCTCGGCCGCACTTCTTCGATCAACGTCAGAAAAGTGTTGTGGACCTGTCAGGAGCTGGAGATCGCCTACGAGCGCGAAGACTGGGGCATCGGCTTTGCCTCGACCCATGACCCCGAGTTTCTGGCGCTCAACCCCAACGCCCAAGTGCCGGTGATCATTGATGAAAACGGTGTGCTGTGGGAGTCCAACACCATTTGTCGCTACCTTGTGGGCAAGCATGGAGGCAACGATCTACTGCCCGTCGAACCGGCCGCGCGCGCCCGAATCGAACAGTGGATGGACTGGCAAGCGACCGAACTCAACCCGTCATGGGGCTATGCGTTTCATGCATTGGTGCGCAAGAACCCGGAGTTTCAGGACCCACAACGCATCGCCGCCGGGGTCAAAGGCTGGAACGAAAAGATGGGGTTGCTGGAGGATCAGTTGAGCCGCACTGGCGCCTACGTGGCCGGTGCGGATTTTTCCCTCGCGGATGTGCTCATCGGTCTGTCGGTGCATCGCTGGCGCCAGACGCCCATGGAACGCCCGGACTACCCGGCCGTGGCCGCATATTGCAAACGACTCGAACCACGACCGGGGTTTGCCGAGTGGGCATCCGACGCCCACTCATGA
- a CDS encoding 2-dehydro-3-deoxygalactonokinase: MQAQLIALDWGTTSLRAYKLAAGGEVLEQRSLSSGIMQLPSGPRTVAGQVCIDGFELAFDEACGDWLDAQPGLPVIACGMVGSAQGWREAPYCDTPANVANLGHSLQIIRSLRGVDVHIVPGVIQRSRLPNVMRGEETQVLGALHSLPDEAVLIGLPGSHSKWVEVANGCIVHFDTFMTGEIFAVLSDHSILGRTQQRGTAFDSLAFDRGVQVALSVDGQIGPLSTVFSARSLGLTGELSGSAQADYLSGLLIGHELTALATVQRRRRDTIHLPTVVLIGNSQLCVRYQRALDACGFARVSLAEQATERGLWQLAVAAGLLDSTASR; the protein is encoded by the coding sequence ATGCAGGCGCAATTGATTGCGCTCGATTGGGGGACCACCTCATTACGGGCTTACAAACTCGCCGCCGGGGGCGAGGTGCTCGAACAGCGTTCGCTGTCGTCGGGGATCATGCAGTTGCCCTCCGGGCCGCGAACGGTGGCCGGTCAGGTGTGCATCGACGGTTTTGAACTGGCCTTCGACGAGGCGTGCGGCGATTGGCTCGACGCCCAGCCAGGCCTGCCCGTGATCGCCTGCGGCATGGTCGGCAGCGCCCAGGGCTGGCGCGAAGCGCCTTACTGCGACACACCCGCCAACGTCGCCAATCTCGGACATTCCCTACAAATCATTCGTAGTCTTCGCGGTGTCGATGTGCACATCGTGCCGGGGGTGATCCAGCGTTCGCGGTTACCCAATGTCATGCGCGGCGAAGAAACCCAAGTGCTTGGCGCCTTGCACAGCCTGCCGGATGAAGCGGTACTGATCGGCTTGCCCGGCAGCCATTCGAAATGGGTGGAAGTGGCCAACGGTTGCATCGTGCATTTCGATACGTTCATGACCGGCGAGATCTTCGCCGTGCTCAGTGACCACAGCATTCTGGGCCGCACCCAGCAACGTGGCACGGCGTTCGATAGCCTGGCTTTTGATCGCGGCGTGCAGGTGGCGTTGTCGGTGGACGGCCAGATCGGCCCGTTGTCCACCGTGTTCAGTGCCCGCAGTCTGGGCTTGACTGGCGAACTCAGTGGCAGCGCCCAGGCGGATTACCTTTCCGGCCTCCTGATCGGTCATGAGCTGACGGCCCTGGCTACCGTGCAACGCCGACGGCGCGACACCATTCATCTGCCGACGGTGGTGTTGATCGGCAATTCTCAACTCTGCGTCCGTTATCAACGGGCCCTCGATGCCTGCGGTTTTGCCCGGGTGTCCCTGGCCGAACAGGCCACCGAACGTGGTTTGTGGCAACTGGCCGTGGCGGCCGGGCTGCTCGATTCCACCGCATCGCGTTAA
- a CDS encoding 2-dehydro-3-deoxy-6-phosphogalactonate aldolase, with translation MLTQALAHNGLIAILRGLRPEEAAAIGEVLYGAGFRVIEVPLNSPEPYESIRILRSTLPADCLIGAGTVLTPEQVEQVKAAGGQVIVMPHSDPKVLRAAKAAGLYLSPGVATPTEAFAALAEGAHVLKMFPAEQMGPAVVKAWLAVLPAGTVLVPVGGITPDNMAVFVEAGVKGFGLGSGLFKPGLTADEVAVRAKAYVAAWNALN, from the coding sequence ATGCTCACACAAGCACTGGCGCACAACGGGCTGATCGCAATTTTGCGCGGTCTGCGTCCGGAGGAGGCCGCCGCTATCGGCGAAGTCCTTTATGGCGCCGGATTTCGCGTCATCGAAGTACCGCTCAATTCTCCCGAGCCGTACGAAAGTATCCGCATCCTGCGCAGTACCTTACCCGCCGATTGCCTGATCGGGGCCGGCACGGTGCTCACGCCGGAACAGGTCGAGCAAGTGAAAGCCGCCGGCGGTCAAGTCATCGTTATGCCCCATAGCGATCCTAAGGTGTTGCGGGCGGCGAAAGCCGCGGGCTTGTACCTCTCGCCCGGCGTCGCCACGCCCACCGAAGCCTTTGCTGCACTGGCCGAAGGTGCCCATGTGTTGAAGATGTTTCCTGCCGAGCAAATGGGGCCGGCGGTGGTCAAGGCGTGGCTCGCGGTATTGCCGGCCGGAACCGTGCTGGTGCCGGTGGGCGGGATTACCCCGGACAACATGGCGGTGTTCGTCGAGGCCGGCGTCAAGGGGTTCGGCCTGGGTTCCGGGTTGTTCAAGCCGGGCCTGACGGCTGACGAAGTGGCGGTGCGCGCCAAGGCCTACGTGGCCGCGTGGAATGCCTTGAACTGA
- the dgoD gene encoding galactonate dehydratase has product MKITKLTTFIVPPRWCFLKVETDEGVTGWGEPVVEGRAHTVAAAVEELSDYLIGKDPRNIEDIWTVLYRGGFYRGGAIHMSALAGIDQALWDIKGKALGVSVSDLLGGQVRDKIRVYSWIGGDRPADTARAAKEAVARGFTAVKMNGTEELQFLDTFEKVDLALANVAAVRDAVGPNVGIGVDFHGRVHKPMAKVLMKELDPYKLMFIEEPVLSENYEALKELAPLTSTPIALGERLFSRWDFKRVLSEGYVDIIQPDASHAGGITETRKIANMAEAYDVALALHCPLGPIALAACLQLDAVCYNAFIQEQSLGIHYNESNDLLDYIKDPRVFDYDKGFVKIPNGPGLGIEINEEYVIERAAIGHRWRNPIWRHADGSFAEW; this is encoded by the coding sequence ATGAAAATCACCAAACTGACCACGTTTATCGTTCCGCCGCGCTGGTGCTTCCTCAAGGTCGAAACCGACGAAGGCGTCACTGGTTGGGGCGAACCCGTGGTTGAAGGCCGCGCCCACACGGTGGCGGCCGCCGTTGAGGAATTGTCCGACTACCTGATCGGCAAAGACCCACGCAACATCGAAGACATCTGGACCGTGCTGTATCGCGGCGGCTTCTACCGCGGCGGGGCGATTCATATGAGCGCCCTGGCCGGTATCGACCAGGCGTTGTGGGACATCAAGGGCAAGGCCCTGGGCGTGTCAGTCAGCGATTTGCTTGGCGGGCAGGTACGCGACAAGATCCGCGTGTATTCGTGGATCGGCGGCGACCGCCCGGCGGACACCGCCCGAGCGGCGAAAGAAGCCGTGGCGCGGGGTTTCACGGCGGTGAAGATGAACGGCACCGAAGAACTGCAGTTTCTCGACACCTTTGAAAAGGTCGACCTGGCCCTGGCCAATGTCGCGGCGGTACGGGATGCAGTCGGGCCGAACGTCGGCATTGGCGTGGACTTCCACGGTCGGGTGCACAAGCCGATGGCCAAGGTGCTGATGAAGGAGCTCGATCCGTACAAGCTGATGTTCATCGAAGAACCGGTGCTCAGTGAGAACTACGAAGCCCTGAAGGAATTGGCGCCGCTGACCAGCACCCCGATTGCCCTGGGCGAGCGGTTGTTCTCGCGCTGGGATTTCAAACGGGTGCTCAGCGAAGGTTACGTGGACATCATCCAGCCGGATGCGTCCCACGCCGGTGGCATCACCGAAACCCGCAAGATCGCCAACATGGCCGAGGCCTACGACGTGGCGCTGGCACTGCACTGCCCGCTGGGCCCGATCGCCCTGGCGGCGTGCCTGCAACTGGATGCGGTCTGCTACAACGCGTTCATCCAGGAGCAGAGCCTGGGCATCCATTACAACGAGAGCAACGACCTGCTGGATTACATCAAGGATCCGCGGGTGTTCGACTATGACAAGGGTTTCGTGAAAATCCCTAACGGTCCAGGCCTGGGCATCGAGATCAATGAGGAGTACGTCATCGAACGCGCCGCCATCGGCCACCGCTGGCGCAACCCGATCTGGCGGCATGCCGATGGCAGTTTTGCTGAGTGGTGA
- a CDS encoding MFS transporter, translating to MQAHTLSAQASLVTPSRKRFFIMVLLFITVVINYLDRSNLSIAAPALTSELGIDPIHVGLIFSAFGWTYAAMQIPGGWLVDRVPPRILYSVALLLWSVATVMLGFAASFIALFVLRMAVGALEAPAYPINSRVVTTWFPERERATAIGFYTSGQFVGLAFLTPVLAWLQHAFGWHMVFVATGAVGIIWAVIWYAVYREPRDFKGVNAAEIELIREGGGLVDIQADTAKAKAKFSWADLGIVLTQRKLWGIYLGQFCLNSTLWFFLTWFPTYLVKYRGMDFIKSGLLASLPFLAAFVGVLCSGFFSDWLIRRGSTVGFARKLPIIGGLLISTAIIGANFVESTPLVIAFLALAFFGNGLASITWSLVSTLAPARLLGLTGGVFNFIGNLAAIATPIVIGFLASGDSFAPAITYIAVLALIGALSYILLVGKVERIEL from the coding sequence ATGCAAGCGCACACCCTGAGCGCGCAAGCGTCGTTGGTGACGCCCAGCCGCAAGCGTTTTTTCATCATGGTCCTGCTGTTCATCACCGTGGTGATCAACTACCTGGACCGCAGCAACCTTTCGATCGCCGCCCCCGCGCTGACCAGTGAGCTGGGCATCGATCCGATCCACGTCGGGCTGATTTTCTCGGCGTTCGGCTGGACCTACGCCGCCATGCAGATCCCCGGCGGCTGGCTGGTGGATCGGGTGCCCCCGCGTATTCTGTATAGCGTTGCACTATTGCTGTGGTCGGTGGCCACGGTGATGCTCGGTTTTGCCGCCAGCTTCATCGCGTTGTTCGTCCTGCGCATGGCGGTTGGCGCCCTGGAGGCACCGGCCTACCCGATCAATAGCCGCGTGGTGACCACCTGGTTTCCTGAGCGCGAACGGGCCACGGCCATTGGTTTCTACACCTCGGGGCAGTTCGTCGGGCTGGCCTTCCTGACGCCGGTATTGGCGTGGCTGCAACACGCCTTCGGTTGGCACATGGTATTTGTCGCCACGGGCGCGGTGGGCATCATCTGGGCGGTGATCTGGTACGCGGTGTATCGCGAACCGCGGGATTTCAAAGGGGTCAACGCCGCCGAGATCGAACTGATCCGCGAAGGCGGCGGGTTGGTGGATATCCAGGCCGATACAGCCAAGGCCAAGGCCAAGTTCAGTTGGGCGGACCTGGGTATCGTCCTGACCCAGCGCAAGCTGTGGGGCATTTACCTGGGCCAGTTCTGCCTGAATTCCACACTGTGGTTTTTTCTGACCTGGTTCCCGACCTACCTGGTGAAATATCGCGGCATGGACTTCATCAAGTCCGGCCTGTTGGCGTCATTGCCGTTCCTCGCCGCGTTTGTCGGTGTGTTGTGTTCCGGGTTCTTCTCCGACTGGTTGATCCGTCGCGGTTCCACGGTGGGGTTCGCCCGCAAACTGCCGATCATCGGCGGGCTGCTGATCTCTACGGCGATCATCGGCGCCAACTTCGTTGAGTCGACACCGCTGGTGATCGCTTTCCTGGCCCTGGCGTTTTTCGGCAATGGCCTGGCGTCGATCACCTGGTCGCTGGTCTCGACCCTGGCGCCCGCGCGGTTGCTTGGCTTGACGGGCGGGGTGTTCAATTTCATCGGTAACCTGGCGGCCATCGCCACGCCCATCGTCATCGGTTTCCTCGCCAGCGGCGATTCGTTTGCCCCAGCCATCACCTATATCGCCGTGCTGGCGTTGATTGGCGCGCTGTCCTACATCCTGCTGGTAGGGAAGGTCGAGCGCATCGAGTTGTAG
- a CDS encoding IclR family transcriptional regulator: MQQDDPKITKDAAPTGTQTLLRGLGVVQAVASGARDLKEIARLIGTTRSTTHRLASCLVDERYLRVVPQVGYLLGPKLIELGFQAREELPLVSLAGPYLDELSALTGDTVHLAIREGDEVLYLLKNPGRNGPEMRSRVGHRMPLARTGIGKALMLDDSQEQWKRLYEISLPAGGKNQFWPQHQEQSWEQFQQRMVEYVAGGYAFDLEDNEPSIRCVAAPIRDAGKRIVAGISIASTVPYMPLEKMAELIPLVKGVTARLSAELGAKV; this comes from the coding sequence ATGCAGCAAGACGATCCAAAAATCACCAAGGACGCGGCGCCCACAGGCACCCAGACACTGCTGCGTGGTCTGGGTGTGGTCCAGGCGGTCGCCAGCGGCGCCCGTGACCTGAAGGAAATCGCCCGGTTGATCGGCACCACTCGCAGCACCACCCATCGTTTGGCCAGTTGCCTGGTGGATGAGCGCTACCTGCGGGTGGTGCCGCAAGTGGGTTATCTGTTGGGGCCGAAGCTGATCGAGCTGGGTTTTCAGGCCCGGGAAGAGTTGCCGCTGGTGAGCCTGGCGGGGCCGTACCTGGACGAGTTGTCGGCGCTCACCGGTGACACTGTTCACCTGGCGATTCGCGAGGGCGACGAGGTGTTGTACCTGCTGAAAAATCCAGGGCGCAATGGCCCGGAAATGCGTTCGCGCGTGGGCCATCGCATGCCGCTGGCGCGTACCGGGATCGGTAAGGCGCTGATGCTCGATGATTCTCAGGAACAATGGAAAAGGCTGTATGAAATCAGCTTGCCGGCGGGAGGGAAGAATCAGTTCTGGCCCCAGCATCAGGAGCAATCCTGGGAGCAGTTCCAGCAGCGGATGGTGGAGTATGTAGCGGGTGGTTATGCCTTCGATCTGGAAGACAACGAGCCGTCGATTCGTTGCGTGGCGGCGCCGATCCGCGACGCCGGCAAGCGCATCGTCGCCGGTATCAGCATCGCCAGCACCGTACCGTATATGCCGCTGGAAAAAATGGCCGAGCTGATTCCCCTGGTCAAAGGGGTCACAGCCCGGCTGTCGGCGGAACTAGGCGCGAAGGTCTGA